In Carassius gibelio isolate Cgi1373 ecotype wild population from Czech Republic chromosome A10, carGib1.2-hapl.c, whole genome shotgun sequence, the DNA window gaggactttggaccactgggaaaCAGTCcggttcttcttctccttagcccaggtaagacttctctgacgttgtctgtggttcagcaaattcctcaacatgtctgtgtgtggctcTTGATgacttgaccccagcctcagtgcattccttgtgaagttcactcaaattcttgaaacgattttacttgacaatcctcataaggatgcggttctctcatgtgttttcttccacagtttttccttccactcaactttctgttaacatgcttggatacagcactctgtgaacagccagcttctttggcaatgaatgtttgtggcttaccctccttctgaagggtgtcaatgattatcttttggacaactgtcagatcagcagtcttccccatgattgtgtagcctagtgaaccaaactaagaccattttgaagactcaggaaacctttgcaggtgttttcagttgattagctgattggcaagtcaccatattctaattggttgaaatattgaattggtgggtttttgttaaatgtgagccaaaatcatcacaattaaaagaaccaaagacttaaactacttcagtgtatgtgcactgaatttatttaatacacaagtttcactatttgagttgaattattgaaataaattaacttttccacaacattctaatttattgagatgcacctttatatacagtacagaccaaatgtttggacacaccttctcattcaaagagttttctttattttcatgaaatattatcatgaaaattgtagagtcacactgaaggcatcaagggctatttgaccaagaaggagagtgatggggtgctgcgccagatgacctggcctccacagtcaccggacctgaacccaatcaagatggtttaggggtgagctggaccgcagacagaaggcaaaagggtcaacaagtgctaagcatctctcagggaactccttcaagactgttgaagaccatttcaggtgactacctcttgaagctcatcaagagaatgccaagagtgtgcaaagcagtaatcaaagcaaaaggtggctactttgaaaaacctacaatatgacatattttcagttgtttcacacttttttgttatgtataaaaTTCCATATACAagtccacatgtgttaattcacagtttgatgccttcagtgtaaatctacaatttacatagtcatgaaaataaagaaaactctttgaatgagaaggtgtgtccaaacttttggtctgtactgtatataaatatacttttaagatttgaagtaaaCTATAAGTTGACATATAATACAATGAAGTCCAATATTTTTCACAAGGGATGAAATCGTTTTATTTGAACaaagattctgtcattatttactcacactcatattgttccaaactcatgacaaaaataacagcatgcaggtttggaatgatttgagggtgtatataaaaaaaatagaatttccATTTCTGGGGGTGGACTGTTCCTTAAAGTAAAAacgtatgatttttttatgtgtgtattaATTTTCTTCAAAGTCAATAAGCACCTTTATCATCAAGGTTTTCGAGGCTTTGTGCTCTCCTCTCATCCTTACTCTCTTCTTTTACAGTCGACAGAACTTCCTGTGAGGCTGACCGACACGGCTGGATAGAGTTCTTCTTCCTTCTCGAGGACGCACCACGGAGAGCTAAAGGTAAAAGGAAAGAGGGTAAAATGTGAGGTACATCatttcaaatgatcataatcatttAAACTGAATTTCATTGTAgataataaaaaagcattaaacTTACggtgaatctttttaaatacggtggtgcccatgaacttcaggaATCTGTCAGCGTAGAAATTAGGTCTATGGACAGACACTGTGTCCTAGCATGCAAAGTAGCAAATAGCCATAAATTATGATAACGTTcaaatataagtatataaaaatatatttaatgtaaaaagaaaaatacatacgCCATCATGCACAAGAGCTTTCCACGAGTGCTCAACCTTCTTTATAAATCTGTATATATGAGATAGAAATGTTTCATATTCAAATAAGTCATCtttaattaaaatagtaattattCTTATCATTGGTCAGGTGATTCATACCTATAGGACTGCAGGATATCAATGATCCCCAAAAAAATCAGCAACTTCTCGTCTTTGTGTTTAGCAGGAATGCCACCCAATctagaacaaaaaacacatgatTATTTCAAAATTAATCTACGGTCAGTCATAAAACGTATATTAGAAATACTTTAGAAACATTGAGGACATATTTTCAGCTTTTAAACATTATTCAACATTTCAACATCATCAGGTAAGTCATATTTCACATATATatgataatgtttttaaatgtctcacAATAGATTCATTTGACTCAAAAATATAGCAAAACTAGTAATACTGTGAAaattcattacaatttaaaataactgttttatatttgaatacatgttaaaatgtaatgttttcagcatcattcctccagtcttcagtgtcacacgatccttcagaaatcattctaacatgatgatttgctgctcaagaaacatttctgattattatcagtgcttaAAACAGTTGAGCTGTTTAACATttctgtggaaaccgtgatactttTTTAATACCATGATTATTTGacaaatagaaatttcaaaaagCAGTATTTATTAGAAACGGATATCTTCTGTCTTTACGGCTGTCATGTtcccttttagttttagtttcaccTTGTTTTCATGTTTCCTGTTTCCTTTGTTCGATCACTAGTTTGTTGCCACAGTTACTCATTGGTTCGCTGATTAtgttcacctgtgtcttgtttagTTCCTCATCAGGCTGTGTATTTATATGTCCTCAGTTCCTCAGTCCTTTGTTCTGTATCatctttttgtgttttgtgtaaaTCTGTTGCGGTTTCTGCTTCTCTTACATTACTGGATTATATAttcttgtttcatttgttttgaatgtttaataaaagtatttaggCTGCAGATAGCTCCACATATCCTCTTCCTTGTCTGACCCACCGTGACAACTGCCACTTTCAATCTATTTAATGCAtgcatgcttaataaaaatattactttacccCGAaaaatttgaacagtagtgtgcaatatttataaatataaatataaatataaatatttggcaTGTCTGACATTCTTCAAGCGGCATATGGTGAAAGTTACTAAACCACTTCtttgtctttattttctttttactctGAGCAGCTCCACTCACGTGTCGTCATCGGTATCAGGAAGAGGCTCGGCTGCTTTTCCGTCTCCTTGAATGGACTCGCGGGCTGTGGAGTACAGGACTTTCTGCCCACCCTGGCGCTTACTGTCCCCAATCCCGCCTCTCCCCCTCAGCTTCCTGTCCAGAACATGGATGCCCAGCAGCAAACTGTAGTCCATGATTTTAAAGCTTTCCAGCACCTGTGGAATAAAATGAATGGAATTCATAACCACAAACCCCTTTTAATCCTGAAGAGCTCTCCGGCGATCAACAGCTCGACTCACCCGACAGTCTCTCTGAAGAGTCTTCATCAAGGCACTGTACGTGTCTGCATCAAAGTAAAGACCTTCGTGCATCTCCTGGAAGTCCAGATCTTTAAAGGTCGGGGAGGGTTTGGCGCGCTCTTTCCTTGACGCTCTGCGTTTGTAAGTGGAGCCCTTTAAGTCATATTTGTAGTGCATTTTCAAAGAGCGAGGCAGGACATTGTTCATCACCACCAATCGGATATTAACGCCTCCACACTGAATACAGTACAGCCCGTAAAACTTTGGCAAGAGGGTCCTCGGGTTCTGATTCAGATTCTGCAGTCAACAAGAAAAGATTCAATTTTAATCTAGAAAACAACATTTATGTAATGTAAAACAGTCAGAAAATGGTGGAGGTAAagctaaatgcattatttttgcacgtttaataataaaaaataattacaatttaataataaaatgcattaataattaaaaataagtcACGAAATAAGGcctaatattttgtgttttaaagtcTTTTAATATGTAGTGTAGTCCTGTATTTCTACAGCAAACAACTCTAATGTAACTGTGCTGTACAATTATTAACCATAGTTGTTTTTTTCTCTGTTAATATAATAACAGTAAATATAAGCAACTGAATCATGAGAGCAGTGTATAGTGCAGCTTCCTCCTTTTACTGTGGTGATTGTGTGGCTCACCATGTAGTAACCTGGAAGCAGCTTCTGCAGAAATTCAGCTTCTTTGGGCTGCACGGTCTTTATGATGAACTCGTCGTCACTGGTTAAGTAAAACCATGAACTACTCGCTCCGGGGTTTGACAGCTCTATCAGAGGCTCTTTACAAATAGAGTACTGCAGATGAACAAAGATGCATTATTAATTCAGATTCTATGGAAAATACATAAACAAGTGCACttggttaattttcattttaaagaaagtaaaagtaaaactgaaataaatataaattaaatcgaAATggaatggtaacactttattttaggatctcttaactagttgcttattagcatattactagaatattcaCTATTTTTTAgtactaattaagcacatattaatgccttattatacatccctaatcctacccaatgccTTAAATTATCAACGACCATACTAacaattaa includes these proteins:
- the LOC128021508 gene encoding phosphatidylinositol 4-phosphate 5-kinase type-1 beta-like: MNSRAVDKMSSMADETRGKDHKKPTAEALRGAIQLGIGYSVGNMTSKPDRDVLMQDFYVVESVFLPSEGSNLTPAHHYPDFRFKNYAPLAFRYFRELFGIKPDDYLYSICKEPLIELSNPGASSSWFYLTSDDEFIIKTVQPKEAEFLQKLLPGYYMNLNQNPRTLLPKFYGLYCIQCGGVNIRLVVMNNVLPRSLKMHYKYDLKGSTYKRRASRKERAKPSPTFKDLDFQEMHEGLYFDADTYSALMKTLQRDCRVLESFKIMDYSLLLGIHVLDRKLRGRGGIGDSKRQGGQKVLYSTARESIQGDGKAAEPLPDTDDDTLGGIPAKHKDEKLLIFLGIIDILQSYRFIKKVEHSWKALVHDGDTVSVHRPNFYADRFLKFMGTTVFKKIHPLRGASSRRKKNSIQPCRSASQEVLSTVKEESKDERRAQSLENLDDKEAHSSQKPDVIPSSSRQISAATMSSDSSLDDVKTEPQTDSEYRDDRRTSSSTLALEDSTLSASHSLASTPESGLDVYL